A region from the Terriglobia bacterium genome encodes:
- a CDS encoding NAD(P)H-dependent oxidoreductase has product MKVFMVLAHPEPRSFCGAMTDRAVRVLRAEGHEVRVSDLYAMRFDPVSDRRNFTSVKDGAYFQQQVEEQAAVEASGFAPDIAAEMEKLRWCDALIFVFPLWWFGLPAILKGWTDRVLAMGFAYGGGRWYDHGAFAGKRGMLALSTGGAASLFEADGINGDMERILFPVQHGILYFVGFSVLPPFVAYAPTHGDDASRDAQMAEWDGRLRTLATAEPIPFPPLEAYDENLRLRT; this is encoded by the coding sequence GTGAAGGTCTTCATGGTGCTCGCCCACCCCGAGCCACGGAGCTTCTGCGGAGCGATGACGGACCGCGCCGTGCGCGTCCTGCGGGCTGAAGGCCACGAGGTCAGGGTCTCCGATCTGTACGCGATGCGGTTCGACCCCGTCTCCGACCGCAGGAACTTCACCTCGGTGAAGGACGGCGCCTACTTCCAGCAGCAGGTCGAGGAGCAGGCCGCCGTCGAGGCCTCGGGCTTCGCTCCGGACATCGCCGCCGAGATGGAGAAGCTCCGCTGGTGCGACGCTCTGATCTTCGTGTTCCCGCTCTGGTGGTTCGGCCTCCCGGCAATCCTCAAAGGGTGGACGGATCGGGTCCTCGCCATGGGGTTCGCGTACGGCGGCGGGCGCTGGTACGACCACGGCGCGTTCGCCGGCAAACGGGGGATGCTGGCCCTGTCCACCGGTGGTGCCGCGAGCCTCTTCGAGGCGGACGGGATCAACGGCGACATGGAGCGGATCCTGTTCCCGGTCCAGCACGGGATCCTCTACTTCGTCGGCTTCAGCGTCCTTCCTCCCTTCGTCGCCTACGCCCCCACCCATGGCGACGACGCGTCGCGGGACGCGCAGATGGCCGAGTGGGATGGGCGGCTCCGGACGCTCGCGACGGCGGAGCCGATCCCGTTTCCGCCGCTCGAAGCGTACGACGAGAACCTGCGGCTCAGGACGTGA
- a CDS encoding prolyl oligopeptidase family serine peptidase, which yields MWTSVSMLLILLGAGPATVEVRKPPAPPLPPPAAKRPVVNEYHGVKVEDDYRWLENWADLAVRRFSDEESRYARSVLDALPGVAALRKRVSDLLKSPSVDFDSLVRRGNTLFAMKTEPPKQQPFLVVLGSPDNPGSARVIVDPNVTDPKGATAIDFFVPSVDGRRVAVSLSRGGSESGDVHVYEVATGKPMPDVVPRVNGGTAGGSLAWNSDGTGFYYTRYPRGKERPREDLDFYQQVWFHRLGTPGQFDAFSLGKDFPRIAETVLRTSDDGLYVLATVENGDGGDYAHYLLTPSGVWTKVADFSDRIAAAEFGPDGSLYLLSRSEAPRGKVLRLAPGATSLAGAARAVPEGPGVIRDFEPTATLLYVAEIEGGSMGLRVLGLDGKERAPVPVPPVTSVGRVIRLDGDRVLFSSESYLEPHAWYRYDPADGKPVKTALRRASPADYSDCEVVSDAAVSKDGTRIPIVLVQRKGTARNRSNPTLLTGYGGFGISMTPSFSDSRRAWVEQGGVWVIAILRGGGEFGEDWHRAGYLTRKQNVFDDFAAAANRLVDSDVTSPSKLAIEGGSNGGLLMGAVLTQHPELFKAVVSHVGIYDMLRVETTPNGAFNVTEYGTVKDPAQFKALYAYSPYHHVAEGIRYPDVLFLTGANDPRVDPFHSRKMTARLQAVAGGTSRVLLRTSANTGHGIGSSLDATIAEVVDVYAFLFDELGVTYRAVPARK from the coding sequence ATGTGGACGTCGGTCTCGATGCTGCTGATTCTGCTCGGCGCGGGGCCGGCCACGGTCGAGGTCAGGAAGCCTCCGGCGCCTCCGTTGCCGCCTCCCGCCGCGAAGCGGCCGGTGGTGAACGAGTACCACGGCGTCAAGGTCGAGGACGATTACCGCTGGCTCGAGAACTGGGCCGACCTCGCCGTCCGGCGGTTCAGCGACGAGGAGAGCCGGTACGCGCGGTCGGTGCTCGACGCCCTCCCGGGCGTGGCCGCGCTGCGAAAGAGAGTCTCGGATCTCTTGAAATCCCCGTCGGTCGACTTCGACTCGCTCGTTCGCCGGGGCAACACCCTGTTCGCGATGAAGACCGAGCCGCCGAAGCAGCAGCCGTTCCTGGTGGTGCTCGGCTCGCCGGACAACCCGGGTTCCGCCCGCGTCATCGTCGATCCCAACGTCACCGATCCGAAGGGAGCGACCGCGATCGACTTCTTCGTCCCGTCCGTCGACGGCAGGCGCGTCGCGGTATCGCTCTCGCGGGGAGGGAGCGAGAGCGGAGACGTCCACGTTTACGAGGTCGCCACAGGCAAGCCGATGCCGGACGTGGTCCCGAGGGTGAACGGCGGTACCGCCGGTGGGAGTCTGGCCTGGAACTCGGACGGCACCGGCTTCTACTACACCCGCTACCCGCGCGGGAAAGAGCGGCCGCGGGAGGACCTCGACTTCTACCAGCAGGTTTGGTTCCACCGGCTGGGCACGCCGGGCCAGTTCGACGCCTTCAGCCTGGGGAAGGACTTCCCGAGGATCGCCGAGACCGTGCTCCGGACCTCCGACGACGGCCTCTACGTGCTGGCCACCGTCGAGAACGGGGATGGAGGCGACTACGCGCACTACCTCCTCACACCTTCAGGGGTGTGGACGAAGGTCGCCGATTTTTCCGACCGGATCGCGGCCGCGGAGTTCGGTCCCGACGGATCGCTTTACCTCCTGTCGAGGAGCGAGGCGCCGAGGGGCAAGGTCCTCCGCCTCGCGCCGGGGGCGACGAGCCTCGCGGGCGCGGCGAGGGCGGTCCCCGAGGGGCCCGGCGTGATCCGCGACTTCGAGCCGACGGCGACGCTTCTCTACGTGGCCGAGATCGAGGGGGGATCGATGGGACTGCGCGTCCTCGGCCTCGACGGGAAGGAACGGGCGCCGGTGCCGGTTCCACCGGTCACGTCCGTCGGCCGAGTGATCCGGCTCGACGGCGACCGCGTGCTGTTCTCGTCCGAAAGCTACCTCGAGCCCCATGCCTGGTACCGGTACGATCCCGCGGACGGGAAGCCGGTGAAGACCGCGTTGCGGCGCGCATCGCCGGCGGACTACTCCGACTGCGAGGTCGTGAGCGACGCCGCCGTCTCCAAGGACGGAACGCGGATCCCGATCGTCCTGGTCCAGCGCAAGGGGACCGCGCGCAATCGATCGAACCCGACGCTGCTCACGGGATACGGTGGATTCGGCATCAGCATGACTCCCTCGTTCTCGGACTCGCGGAGGGCCTGGGTCGAGCAGGGCGGCGTCTGGGTCATCGCGATCCTGCGCGGGGGAGGGGAGTTCGGCGAGGACTGGCACCGCGCCGGCTACCTCACCCGAAAGCAGAACGTGTTCGACGACTTCGCCGCCGCCGCGAATCGCCTCGTGGATTCCGACGTGACCAGCCCGTCGAAGCTCGCCATCGAGGGAGGGAGCAACGGCGGCCTGCTGATGGGCGCCGTCCTGACCCAGCACCCGGAGCTGTTCAAGGCGGTGGTCTCTCACGTCGGGATCTACGACATGCTGCGGGTCGAGACCACTCCCAACGGGGCGTTCAACGTGACGGAGTACGGTACGGTCAAGGACCCCGCGCAATTCAAGGCCCTGTACGCCTACTCCCCGTACCACCACGTCGCGGAGGGGATCCGCTACCCGGACGTCCTCTTCCTGACCGGAGCGAACGACCCGCGGGTCGATCCGTTCCATTCGCGCAAGATGACCGCGCGGCTCCAGGCGGTCGCCGGCGGGACGTCCAGGGTGCTCCTCCGGACGAGCGCCAACACCGGTCACGGGATCGGGAGCTCTCTCGATGCGACGATCGCGGAGGTGGTGGACGTGTACGCGTTCCTGTTCGACGAGCTCGGCGTCACGTACCGTGCGGTCCCAGCCCGAAAATGA
- the asnA gene encoding aspartate--ammonia ligase, whose translation MADKKADLAGPGISTYPEVEKILPDGYKPLLDRKETQIALHAVKRYIDDNLCKELNLFHVEVPLIVTKESGVNDYLDRDGSRTPIEFPCGLGLERRMECQVVQAATKWKRLALRQFGCKVGEGINTDMRAVRKDYFLDHDHSSYVDQWDWEKVVNPADRNLEYLKDTVRKIWKVIVGAERMVQDMFPKLKDPRFPSLPAELKFLHAEEILDMYPDLPRKQRETRVISEHYPAIFIIGIGWVLKDGYPHEMRAADYDDWVTPTVSESGKPMHGLNGDILVWNPVTKRRHELTSMGIRVTKETLKQQLELSGQLDFLKLPYHQAILNDQIPLSIGGGIGQSRTTMLLLRKAHLGEVSVTVWPRDLKTICAKKNIFVLE comes from the coding sequence ATGGCAGACAAGAAGGCAGACCTGGCCGGACCGGGCATCAGCACCTATCCCGAGGTCGAGAAGATCCTGCCGGACGGCTACAAGCCCCTCCTCGACCGGAAAGAGACCCAGATCGCTCTCCACGCGGTCAAGCGGTACATCGACGACAACCTCTGCAAGGAGCTGAACCTGTTCCACGTTGAGGTTCCGCTCATCGTGACGAAGGAGAGCGGCGTCAACGACTACCTCGATCGCGACGGCTCGCGAACGCCCATCGAGTTCCCGTGCGGTCTCGGGCTCGAAAGACGGATGGAGTGCCAGGTCGTCCAGGCGGCGACGAAATGGAAGAGGCTCGCTCTCAGGCAGTTCGGCTGCAAGGTCGGCGAGGGGATCAACACCGACATGCGCGCGGTTCGGAAGGACTACTTCCTCGACCACGACCACTCCTCGTACGTGGACCAGTGGGACTGGGAAAAGGTCGTCAACCCCGCCGACCGGAACCTGGAGTACCTCAAGGACACGGTCCGCAAGATCTGGAAGGTCATCGTCGGCGCCGAGCGCATGGTCCAGGACATGTTCCCGAAGCTCAAGGACCCGCGCTTCCCGAGCCTCCCCGCGGAACTGAAGTTCCTCCACGCCGAGGAGATCCTCGACATGTACCCGGATCTGCCGCGCAAGCAGCGGGAGACCCGGGTCATCTCCGAGCACTACCCCGCGATCTTCATCATCGGCATCGGCTGGGTCCTGAAGGACGGCTACCCCCACGAGATGCGCGCCGCCGACTACGACGACTGGGTCACCCCGACGGTGTCCGAGAGCGGCAAGCCGATGCACGGGCTGAACGGCGACATCCTGGTGTGGAATCCCGTGACCAAGCGGCGCCACGAGCTGACCTCGATGGGCATCCGCGTCACCAAGGAAACCCTGAAGCAGCAGCTCGAGCTCTCCGGCCAGCTTGATTTCCTCAAGCTCCCGTACCACCAGGCGATCCTGAACGACCAGATTCCCCTGAGCATCGGCGGCGGGATCGGGCAGTCCCGCACCACGATGCTCCTCCTCCGGAAGGCCCACCTCGGCGAGGTGAGCGTCACCGTCTGGCCCAGGGACCTGAAGACGATCTGCGCGAAAAAGAACATCTTCGTGCTGGAGTAG
- a CDS encoding glutamine synthetase, whose translation MTIRRGDALPFGAPPAPEPAHDRRTQTLPAGVVERIIGKAPSSWTEGDLVDLVFDRGIRLISLMHVGGDGWLKTLDFVPRGLTHLKDVLSGGERADGSSLFKGIGIRPGASDVVLRPRLDTAFLDPFSDLPTLVLLCGHRGRDGQPLPQSPATVLRRAHERLSREAGVELHALGEVEYFLGKRRTESDMYGADDRGYHASSPFVFGEGLRRKAMAVLAEIGVPIKYGHSEVGYIEARDPDPVLWEQHEIELSLSPLPEAARWVVLTQWVLRNLAHRAGMMCSFAPIVREGHAGNGLHFHLSPVVDGRHVEIRGDGGGLAPEAKWLIAGLVRLGASLMAFGNRVDGSFVRLSQGKETPRAITWGDYDRSALIRLPIVPRTADGRSVSAGTVEFRLPDGSAHPYLLLAGVAQAMLVGRSAEGLDDLIKSASAARTDALSASQVPRHPREVAEALAAGRASLESGGVFPSDLIDDMLARLVPLQL comes from the coding sequence GTGACGATCCGGCGTGGAGACGCTCTTCCGTTCGGCGCCCCCCCGGCGCCGGAGCCGGCGCACGACCGCCGCACGCAGACGCTGCCGGCCGGCGTGGTGGAGCGGATCATCGGGAAGGCCCCGTCCTCTTGGACCGAGGGGGACCTGGTGGACCTGGTCTTCGACCGGGGGATCCGTCTGATCAGCCTGATGCACGTCGGCGGCGACGGCTGGCTCAAGACGCTCGATTTCGTCCCGAGGGGGCTCACCCACCTCAAGGACGTCCTTTCTGGGGGCGAGCGGGCCGACGGCTCCAGCCTGTTCAAGGGGATCGGGATCCGTCCCGGCGCGTCGGACGTGGTGCTGAGGCCGCGGCTCGACACCGCGTTCCTCGACCCGTTCTCGGACCTGCCGACGCTCGTGCTCCTCTGCGGCCACCGCGGCCGGGACGGACAGCCGCTGCCTCAGTCCCCGGCCACCGTCCTGCGACGCGCGCACGAGCGGCTCTCGCGGGAAGCGGGAGTCGAGCTCCACGCCCTGGGGGAGGTCGAGTATTTTCTCGGGAAGCGCCGTACGGAGAGCGACATGTATGGCGCGGACGACCGCGGCTACCACGCCAGCTCGCCGTTCGTGTTCGGCGAGGGGCTTAGGCGCAAGGCGATGGCGGTGCTGGCCGAGATCGGCGTGCCGATCAAGTACGGCCACAGCGAGGTGGGCTACATCGAGGCCCGGGATCCCGATCCGGTCCTGTGGGAGCAGCACGAGATCGAGCTGTCGCTCTCGCCTCTACCGGAGGCGGCCCGGTGGGTCGTGCTGACCCAGTGGGTGCTGCGCAACCTCGCCCACCGCGCCGGGATGATGTGCAGCTTCGCGCCGATCGTGCGCGAGGGGCACGCCGGAAACGGCCTCCACTTCCATCTCTCTCCCGTGGTGGACGGACGTCACGTCGAGATACGGGGCGACGGCGGGGGGCTCGCGCCGGAAGCCAAGTGGCTCATCGCCGGGCTGGTGAGGCTCGGAGCATCGCTCATGGCGTTCGGCAACCGGGTGGACGGGTCCTTCGTGCGGCTGAGTCAGGGCAAGGAGACGCCCCGGGCGATCACCTGGGGCGACTACGATCGCAGCGCCCTGATCCGGCTTCCGATCGTTCCCAGGACCGCCGACGGGCGGAGCGTCTCCGCCGGGACCGTGGAGTTCCGGCTCCCCGACGGCTCGGCCCACCCTTACCTGCTGCTCGCCGGGGTCGCCCAGGCCATGCTCGTCGGACGCTCGGCGGAAGGTCTCGACGACCTGATCAAGTCCGCCTCGGCGGCGCGAACGGATGCCCTGTCGGCCTCCCAGGTACCGCGACATCCGCGCGAGGTCGCCGAGGCGCTCGCTGCGGGCCGCGCGTCGCTGGAAAGCGGCGGGGTCTTCCCGTCGGACCTGATCGACGACATGCTGGCCCGACTCGTCCCACTTCAGCTGTGA